Proteins co-encoded in one Capsicum annuum cultivar UCD-10X-F1 chromosome 9, UCD10Xv1.1, whole genome shotgun sequence genomic window:
- the LOC107841186 gene encoding gamma aminobutyrate transaminase 3, chloroplastic-like: YVTNLSFCHIIVGGNEPRLVEAANKQLNTLPFYHSFWNRTTKPSLDLEKELLEMFTANKMEKVFCTNSGSEANDTQVKLVWYYNNALGRPKKKKFISRTTSYYGGTCISASLSGIPALHQKFDLPAPFVLYTDCPHYWRYHLPGETEEEFSTRLANNLENLILKEVPETIAAFIAEPVIGAGGVILPTTYFEKENYYSLLVQSILKKYDILFIADEVICGFGRLGTMFGCDKYNIKPDLVSLAKALSSGYMPIGVVLVSPEISNVILSESNKIGAFFHGFTYSGHPVSCAVALETLKIYKERNIIEQVNKISPKFQEGLKAFSDSPIIGEIRGTGLIHCTEFTDNKSPNDPFLPEWGIGAYFKAQCEKNGMWLIVII, translated from the exons tatgTCACAAATTTATCGTTTTGTCACATTATTGTAGGTGGAAATGAGCCTCGTCTTGTTGAAGCTGCAAATAAACAACTCAACACATTGCCATTTTACCATTCATTTTGGAATCGTACCACAAAACCTTCTTTG GATCTTGAAAAGGAGCTGCTAGAGATGTTTACTGCAAATAAAATGGAGAAAGTATTTTGCACAAATAGTGGATCAGAAGCCAATGATACTCAG GTGAAGCTGGTATGGTATTACAATAATGCCCTTGGAAggccaaagaaaaagaaatttatttctaGGACAACATCTT ACTATGGAGGCACTTGCATTTCTGCCAGTCTCTCTgg TATTCCTGCTCTGCATCAGAAATTTGATCTTCCAGCTCCATTTGTTCTTTACACTGACTGTCCTCATTATTGGCGTTATCACTTGCcag GTGAAACGGAAGAAGAATTCTCGACAAGGTTGGCGAATAATTTGGAAAATCTTATACTCAAGGAGGTGCCTGAAACA ATTGCTGCTTTCATTGCCGAACCAGTAATTGGGGCAGGAGGTGTCATACTTCCAACAActtattttgaaaaggaaaattatTATTCTTTGTTA GTCCAATCTATTTTAAAGAAGTATGACATTCTTTTTATCGCGGATGAGGTGATATGTGGATTTGGAAGACTTGGGACAATGTTTGGATGTGATAAGTACAACATTAAACCTGATCTTGTCTCTTTAGCAAAG GCACTTTCTTCCGGATATATGCCAATTGGTGTTGTGCTTGTAAGCCCTGAAATTTCTAATGTCATACTTTCTGAAAGCAATAAAATTGGAG CTTTTTTCCATGGATTTACTTATTCTGGACATCCTGTCTCTTGTGCAGTTGCCTTAGAAACACTCAAGATCTACAA gGAAAGAAATATTATTGAGCAAGTAAACAAAATATCACCAAAATTCCAAGAAGGTTTGAAAGCATTTTCTGATAGTCCCATAATTGGAGAG ataaggGGAACTGGTTTGATACATTGTACAGAGTTTACAGACAACAAATCTCCTAATGACCCCTTCCTTCCTGAGTGGG GTATTGGTGCATATTTCAAAGCACAATGTGAGAAAAATGGGATGTGGCTAATTGTGATAATATAA